From the Plutella xylostella chromosome 5, ilPluXylo3.1, whole genome shotgun sequence genome, the window tatacgtaacgttcattatatgttgtgaacgttattaatgtgaaattatacatttcgtttttatacgtcgcaatacgcacccgtGGTTAACTTGTCTGTAAGAAGCTTATACAagttatttataggtacataattattaaaatttatgataatgaaTAATTGAAATTCCCACTATGCTAGCAGAGGAAAACCTCGACGGAAATCTAAAATATCCTGTCgacgtaaatttttacattTAGGTATTTGTCGATGGTCATTATGGTCAATCTaccaataattttaattaactaaactattctgaaactattctattctacataCCTATCTGAAAAATGGTATCTACTCATTGAACTAATAATActagtaagtacattatacttcaatgtCTAATATGTCTATACGGCCGAGAAATGCCGAGGCCGAGGGATGTTACAGAAAtgatttacttaggtactaatccgaaacctacatgtgcagcataccctttttgcaacaacctgtatataataaaagtaatgaCGCGGTTTCAATGGCAAGCCCTTGAGCGAGCCATACCTACGCTacgttcatcatcatcatcagccaataatcatccactgctggaaataggcctctcccaaggagcgccacaacactcggtcctcggccttcctcatccaaccactacccgccacccgcctaaggtcgtcagtccagcgggcggGAGGGCGtgccacgctgcgtttgcctgttcgtggactccactcgagaactcgtctaccccaacggttatcggttcttcggcagatatgaccagcccactaccacttcagcttgcatattttgacagctatgtcggtaagcTTAGCCCTCTGACGGATAGCCTCATTTGTGATaagatccatcagagaaaccccgtgcatagctctctccacgCTGCTCTCTCCTGCACGATGacgtataagtaggtacgtaggtaataGTGTACTtagatacttaattaattatttattattccaACCAATTACAATAGACATAGTCCAATAACATTTTGATTACCCAAAAATTTACCTGAGTATACTCGTATGTCGGCCTTCGGCCATGAATTCGGTGGATGTCTTGATGTCACCTTACATACACACATTTCTTGCACGTGTAATTTCTAATTTATGTACGTACTGAATAGATAATTGATGACACGAGGAAATGATATAGGCACTAAATGTAGGTGTTTACTTACTGCAGTTATTTATTGCAACGTGGCCATTTAGCTACCATGCAGGCTGCAAGCAGAGATTACTGAATAGCTACTATCTCCTGTATATCTATTATATGTACGTAGTGGAGTAAAACATTTCACATACCaatttattagtaggtacatagtttcAACCTAGGGTGCCTTGCCTGCACAGGGTTAGTATGATTCCTGCTTCACTGCTTTTTTGGGttcatatacatataaacacaGTAAAGTATTTCaaacaatattttcatttttatttaaaacttttataaattggATCAAAAAACACACTCACAACATCAAATAACTTTTTCTTCGAgtaaattaggtaagtatttataaaatcttaaataataaaacaagttTTTTACAAACTTTATAAAATTGGGTTAAAAACGCCCATGACCTtcatgtaagtacatacaataCTTACAACGATATTATTCACAACGATAGTAAGGAAGTATCACATTTGCTTCGTCATtcttaaaataactttaagtttaataattgtaatctACGTagaattatttacatatttgctATTTGGTGTTTTGTATAGTCCATCACCCGAACAGATACAAGTAGAGTAGTGCGGCGAGCGCGGAGAGCGCGAGGGGCGGCGCCCAGGCGGCCAGCAGCCCGCGCAGCGAGTCCCCCTCGCCCGGCTCGGCCCAGGCGGCGCTGCGCACGCGCACCTCGCgccgctccgccgccgccacctcGCCCGCGCGGAACTGCAGCATCCAGTCGCGCGCGTCCTGGCTGTGCCCGATGTCGTGGAAGCAGTCGGAGGCGTCGCGCCCCGCGTTGTCCATCAGCACCTCGGCCCCGCCCGGGTGGTCGTCCAGGAACGCCGTCACATCGTACACCACGTTGTCGATGATGATGAAGGCGTCTCCGGGCTGGCTGTGCGCCGCCACCTGCTCCCGCGTGAACTCCGTGGTCATGGTGCGAGCGAGTGTGCCGGGCGCCGCGCGAGGACTGTCCGCTgcccgcgccggcgccgcgcgaCGTAGCACCACAATTAAAACATATTTGGTTCTGCCGGCTCCGACTCAGAAGTCGATTAATAAAACCGGTTCCGCAGGAACTTGGAATCGTAAAGGATGGTCATTGGGTCACCCTTCACCGGACAAAATGTCAGTAGGCTCGGTATTATGAAATACTTATTGCAGGAGATTATACAGTAAGTATAATCTAAAGTGTAAAAACTCGCCAAGACCATGTGATGAGGAGTGCATGTAGAGGTGGAGCCTAGAGCCACCACCATCAGTTTAACAGCGTGGGCCATGCAAGGCATTGCGGGGGCGCCGGACAGGCTAGAGGCCCCTCTGTCGCAAAAGTTACAGTTCAAATTGTAGAGTTAAGAGTtggttacataatataaattttataaattggcTTGATCCATCATATACGGGTTTACGACTCGGTGTACCATCCAATGTATTATAGGTGTAGCAAATATGACGGAGgccagagcggttgctgaggacagaacggcgtggcgcacgcttgtaaaggccctctgtaccactggggtacaataggacagcaacaacaacataagtaggtagttacaaTAAAGTTACAATTATTTTCTGAATAAAGATAGGTAAATAAGTATGGTCCTAAGTATACGTTTTTTCAGATATCGTAGGTACATGTAAATCAGGTAGGTACGTAAATACTAGGCTGATTTTAACACAATGGGTGTTTATTATTCTGTAGGTATAAAGTGCTGACATTGACCAGCAGTAAGTGCTCACActcacattttatttataacacaaCGTGTAGCTTACTGACACGGTGACCCGTGCCCCCACGTTCATACGTAGGTTTTTAAGATTTGTAAGATcattacttttaaatatttttaaaacatcggTGGCCTGGAAAAAacacttttagtgataaggccgcctattga encodes:
- the LOC119692447 gene encoding cytochrome b5 encodes the protein MTTEFTREQVAAHSQPGDAFIIIDNVVYDVTAFLDDHPGGAEVLMDNAGRDASDCFHDIGHSQDARDWMLQFRAGEVAAAERREVRVRSAAWAEPGEGDSLRGLLAAWAPPLALSALAALLYLYLFG